In Nitrospirota bacterium, one genomic interval encodes:
- a CDS encoding CoB--CoM heterodisulfide reductase iron-sulfur subunit B family protein, which produces MTYALYPCCSSEHMALAYAQSAKAVMDVFDITLTDIPDWNCCGATEYLSLNRLAHYALSARNLALVPEGCSQVITSCSLCYLNLRRADEVMLKNPGIKESVNAALAEGGVHYEPGGLRIRHLLDIFFNDIGLEVITSKVTSPLAHVRVAPFYGCMLTRPRGGFDHPEYPTSMDRLLSALGATVVDFTMKASCCGGHMPHIKTTTAYELLRRILKDAAACKADIIAVSCPVCQMNLDAYQEDVNSCFSTSFSIPVLFFPQLIGLAFGIDPLALGIGKEIVSAEPVLSRRRGGSPGAGRTGTRRDSGTALPMPRPWPGDAR; this is translated from the coding sequence ATGACGTATGCTCTCTACCCCTGCTGCTCCTCCGAGCACATGGCTTTAGCATATGCACAGTCGGCGAAAGCGGTGATGGATGTGTTCGACATAACGCTTACCGACATCCCCGACTGGAACTGCTGCGGAGCGACCGAGTATCTCTCCCTTAACCGGCTGGCGCACTATGCGCTCTCTGCGCGCAATCTGGCGCTGGTTCCCGAGGGCTGTTCCCAGGTGATCACGTCGTGCAGCCTGTGCTACCTCAATTTGAGAAGGGCCGATGAGGTGATGCTCAAGAACCCGGGGATAAAGGAGTCGGTGAATGCGGCGCTTGCGGAGGGCGGCGTGCATTACGAGCCCGGGGGGCTGAGGATACGGCATCTGCTCGATATCTTCTTCAACGATATAGGACTGGAAGTCATTACAAGCAAAGTGACGAGCCCGCTGGCCCACGTGCGCGTGGCGCCTTTCTACGGCTGCATGTTGACCAGGCCGAGGGGCGGGTTTGACCATCCGGAATACCCGACCTCGATGGACCGCCTGCTCTCTGCGCTCGGCGCAACCGTAGTCGATTTCACTATGAAGGCGAGCTGCTGCGGGGGGCATATGCCGCACATCAAAACAACGACTGCATATGAGCTCCTCCGGAGGATACTCAAAGACGCTGCTGCATGCAAGGCGGATATCATTGCCGTGTCGTGCCCGGTCTGCCAGATGAACCTCGATGCCTACCAGGAGGATGTGAACAGCTGCTTTTCGACCTCGTTCTCGATCCCGGTGCTCTTTTTCCCGCAGCTCATCGGGCTCGCCTTCGGCATCGACCCGCTTGCGCTCGGCATCGGTAAAGAGATCGTCTCGGCAGAGCCGGTGCTCTCCCGCAGAAGAGGCGGATCGCCGGGAGCAGGGAGGACCGGGACGAGACGCGACAGCGGGACCGCGCTCCCTATGCCCAGGCCATGGCCAGGAGATGCGCGGTGA
- a CDS encoding 4Fe-4S dicluster domain-containing protein → MDTQEKNEPLYTLDEIIGILSEDDYKLTKRTFQFYVQTGLLPKGIRKGQETGGVKFYYPCSVVDTIKWIFALKSKGYNLTEIKETFLIYQEDEAPSPFSKGPGGVDEGAAGPFRSKGGRSAVLPHREDRTFMQEVIAATPEGALLPHCLQCGTCGGSCPSAADMDYTPRHLFALMQAGLRHEVLSSNTPWFCVSCYYCTVRCPQQIPITDIMYTLKQMAVREGIVMITDAYDFSKTFVTLVERYGRSFDFGLAMRYRLTHNAADRHSWGSLALKLYKKERIVLGPSRIQGIEQLRRIVEKAKKIGGNV, encoded by the coding sequence ATGGATACTCAGGAGAAAAACGAGCCGCTCTATACTCTCGATGAAATAATCGGCATTCTTTCCGAAGACGACTACAAGCTCACCAAGCGGACCTTCCAGTTCTATGTCCAGACCGGGCTTCTCCCCAAGGGGATACGGAAAGGGCAGGAGACGGGCGGCGTAAAGTTCTATTATCCCTGCAGCGTTGTCGATACGATCAAGTGGATATTCGCCCTGAAGAGCAAGGGGTACAACCTTACCGAAATCAAAGAGACCTTCCTCATATACCAGGAGGATGAAGCGCCCTCCCCGTTTTCGAAGGGGCCGGGAGGCGTGGACGAAGGAGCCGCCGGTCCGTTCAGGAGCAAGGGCGGGCGTTCGGCGGTTCTGCCGCACAGGGAGGACCGCACCTTTATGCAGGAAGTTATCGCCGCAACGCCTGAAGGCGCTCTGCTGCCCCACTGCCTCCAGTGCGGCACCTGCGGCGGCTCCTGTCCTTCGGCTGCGGATATGGATTATACGCCGCGCCACCTCTTCGCCCTGATGCAGGCAGGGCTCAGGCACGAGGTCCTCTCGAGCAATACCCCGTGGTTCTGCGTGTCCTGCTACTACTGCACGGTCCGCTGTCCGCAGCAGATACCGATCACCGATATCATGTACACGCTGAAACAGATGGCGGTGCGCGAGGGCATTGTGATGATCACGGACGCCTACGACTTCTCGAAGACCTTCGTCACCCTCGTCGAGCGCTACGGCCGGAGCTTCGATTTCGGGCTCGCCATGCGCTACCGGCTCACCCATAATGCCGCCGACCGCCACTCCTGGGGCTCGCTGGCCCTGAAGCTCTACAAGAAAGAGCGCATCGTGCTCGGTCCCTCGAGGATACAGGGCATTGAACAGCTTCGCCGCATCGTGGAAAAGGCCAAGAAGATAGGAGGTAACGTATGA
- the hypE gene encoding hydrogenase expression/formation protein HypE: protein MSDRCILLSHGSGGKLSHQLIGELFLKAFDNELLAPLNDQAVFSIASSETPAPRLAFTTDSYVVSPIFFPGGDIGTLAVCGTINDLAMGGAEPLYLSASFIIEEGLGMDELERIVHSMARTAEQAGVKIVTGDTKVVERGKGDKIFINTAGIGIVRGGVTLSPARCSPGDLIIVSGYVGDHGIAVMAQREGIQMEVPVASDCAPLHALVREMLSIEGAVKALRDPTRGGLATTLNEFAASSGHGMIVREEAVPVREEVRGACELLGLDPLYLANEGKLVAVVARDSATHVLDAMRKNHLGRQSAIVGEVLAEPQRRVLLETAVGNTRVLDMLTGEQLPRIC from the coding sequence ATGAGCGATAGGTGTATTCTTTTGAGCCACGGCAGCGGCGGCAAGCTGAGCCACCAGCTTATCGGCGAGCTCTTCCTGAAGGCGTTCGACAACGAGCTCCTCGCCCCGCTCAATGACCAGGCCGTCTTCAGTATCGCCTCGTCAGAGACGCCTGCACCGCGGCTCGCCTTTACCACCGATTCCTATGTCGTGAGCCCGATCTTTTTTCCCGGCGGCGACATCGGCACGCTCGCGGTATGCGGAACCATCAACGACCTCGCCATGGGCGGCGCCGAGCCGCTCTACCTGAGCGCCTCGTTCATCATCGAGGAGGGGCTGGGGATGGATGAGCTCGAGAGGATCGTGCACTCGATGGCGCGCACGGCGGAGCAGGCGGGAGTGAAGATCGTCACGGGCGATACGAAAGTGGTGGAACGCGGCAAGGGAGACAAGATCTTCATCAACACCGCAGGCATCGGCATAGTGAGGGGCGGCGTTACGCTCTCCCCGGCGCGGTGTTCGCCGGGGGACCTCATCATCGTCTCGGGCTATGTAGGCGACCACGGCATCGCCGTCATGGCGCAGCGCGAAGGCATACAGATGGAGGTCCCCGTCGCGAGCGACTGCGCTCCGCTCCACGCCCTTGTCAGGGAGATGCTCTCGATCGAAGGGGCGGTAAAGGCGCTGCGCGACCCCACCAGGGGCGGCCTGGCAACGACGCTCAACGAATTCGCGGCGTCCTCGGGACACGGGATGATCGTCAGGGAAGAGGCTGTCCCGGTCCGGGAGGAGGTGCGGGGCGCCTGCGAGCTTCTCGGGCTCGACCCCCTGTATCTCGCCAATGAGGGAAAGCTCGTCGCGGTGGTGGCACGGGATTCGGCAACTCATGTCCTTGATGCGATGAGGAAAAATCACCTCGGCCGGCAGTCGGCCATCGTTGGAGAAGTCCTTGCCGAGCCGCAGCGGCGGGTCCTCCTCGAGACCGCTGTCGGCAATACGAGAGTCCTTGATATGCTGACCGGAGAGCAGCTCCCCAGAATCTGCTGA
- the hypD gene encoding hydrogenase formation protein HypD, which yields MKYVDEYRQKDIAQGILASIRALSTKRAAIMEICGSHTHSISKYGIRDVLPQTIRLISGPGCPVCVTSAGDLNRIIDFIRRERNIITATFGDMMRVPGSASSLQEEKARGSDVRVVYSPMDTLALAATHPGKEVLFIAVGFETTAPTVAATMIMARDRGIKNLSFLSLHKLTPPAMRALLDSGEVELNGFLCPGHVTAVIGAGAYRFIADDYHAPCIIAGFEPLDVLQGIHMLAAQIEAGRAAIEIQYTRVVTEEGNRKAQEVVQQVFGTADASWRGIGMIPSSGLKIRESFGAFDAEQRFALGAGSDEEPPGCSCGDIIKGVMSPYECPLFGSSCLPESPQGPCMVSSEGTCSAYYKYGRNKQ from the coding sequence GTGAAGTACGTTGACGAATACCGGCAGAAGGATATTGCGCAGGGCATACTGGCCAGTATCCGCGCGCTTTCTACCAAGAGGGCGGCGATCATGGAGATATGCGGAAGCCATACCCACAGCATCTCGAAATACGGCATCAGGGATGTCCTGCCTCAGACGATCCGTCTCATCTCGGGGCCCGGCTGCCCGGTCTGCGTGACGTCGGCGGGCGACCTGAACCGCATCATCGATTTCATCAGGAGGGAGAGGAATATCATCACGGCGACCTTCGGCGACATGATGCGGGTGCCGGGCTCGGCCTCGTCCCTGCAGGAGGAGAAGGCTCGGGGAAGCGATGTCAGGGTCGTCTATTCTCCGATGGATACGCTCGCCCTGGCAGCGACGCACCCCGGGAAAGAGGTGCTCTTCATCGCGGTCGGCTTCGAGACGACCGCTCCGACCGTTGCCGCGACGATGATCATGGCGAGGGACCGGGGGATAAAGAATCTCTCTTTCCTCTCGCTGCATAAGCTCACTCCGCCGGCGATGCGGGCGCTCCTCGACAGCGGCGAGGTCGAGCTGAACGGCTTCCTCTGTCCCGGCCATGTGACTGCCGTGATCGGCGCCGGCGCCTACCGGTTCATTGCCGACGATTACCACGCGCCCTGTATCATCGCGGGCTTCGAGCCGCTCGATGTGCTCCAGGGGATCCATATGCTCGCTGCGCAGATCGAAGCCGGCCGCGCTGCGATAGAGATCCAGTACACACGAGTCGTGACAGAGGAGGGCAACAGGAAGGCGCAGGAGGTCGTGCAGCAGGTCTTCGGGACGGCCGATGCCTCGTGGCGGGGGATAGGGATGATCCCCTCGAGCGGTCTGAAGATCAGGGAGTCCTTCGGCGCCTTCGACGCCGAGCAGCGGTTCGCTCTCGGCGCAGGGAGCGATGAGGAGCCGCCGGGATGTTCCTGCGGCGACATCATCAAGGGCGTGATGAGCCCCTACGAATGCCCGCTCTTCGGGAGCTCCTGCCTGCCGGAGTCCCCGCAGGGGCCGTGCATGGTATCGTCTGAAGGAACCTGTTCAGCGTACTATAAATACGGGAGAAACAAACAATAA
- a CDS encoding HypC/HybG/HupF family hydrogenase formation chaperone — protein MCIAIPGRVIEITDAMAKVDVAGARKEASLMLMDDVKVGDYVIVHAGFAIQKVDDAEAQETLRLLSEFLREDPGDHEVR, from the coding sequence ATGTGCATAGCAATACCCGGCAGGGTCATAGAGATTACGGATGCCATGGCGAAGGTGGATGTGGCGGGCGCCAGGAAAGAGGCGAGCCTGATGCTCATGGACGACGTGAAGGTGGGCGATTATGTCATCGTCCATGCGGGGTTCGCCATTCAGAAGGTGGATGATGCGGAGGCGCAGGAGACGCTCCGGCTCCTGAGCGAATTCCTCCGAGAGGACCCCGGAGATCATGAAGTGCGGTGA
- the hypF gene encoding carbamoyltransferase HypF: MRAIVQVTGVVQGVGFRPFVYHLALKHRLKGFCRNVTRGVLIEVESDDAAGSRGEEAIEAFVHELRTAPPPLSRIDTLSVERLAGGGRYRDFSIRESHAEEGSFTLISPDIAVCPDCLKELQDPHDRRYRYPFINCTSCGPRYSIVRDIPYDRAKTTMAAFPLCAACAREYHDPGDRRFHAQPNACPACGPNVELIAHGARSSAEDPIQAVVELLKQGAIVAVKGLGGFHLCCDATNEGAVGRLRERKRKSNKPFALMVPDAAAAGMVCFLSDEERRLLESRIRPIVLLRKRLPSPLAAPVAPGNDSLGVMLPYTPLHCLLFLDPPSSGSPLTALVMTSGNRTEEPIVITNEEALEKLSPLADAFLLHNRDIYMRVDDSIVHVLRQQSAVGNQQSAPEITIVRRARGFVPETIEIGEECGAEVLACGADLKNTFCLTKGTKAIVSQHIGDLEHYAAQGFFRETLKNLKNTFRVEPAVIAHDLHPDYFSTKLALAYAEQHGIPSGQRTAVQHHHAHIAACMAEHGLTGAVIGIAFDGAGYGDDGAVWGGEVLRADRASFERVAHLGYVPLPGGDRAAREPWRCAAAYLYETFGEDALAALPSFAERFDRRERDLVMTMIRNRINTPLTSSAGRLFDAAASLLGIRDRITYEGEAAVGLEMAAHACKEEIREPYPYNKKDISPGRCGDIDVRPMIRSIVGDIKRGVAPPVIARRFHHTLAAVIVDAAVEARSAYGIHDVVLSGGVFQNRLLYGSAAAALREAGFTVRLHRKVPVNDGCISLGQAIVACERAKRGV, translated from the coding sequence GTGAGAGCGATCGTCCAGGTGACCGGAGTCGTTCAGGGCGTCGGATTCCGTCCTTTTGTCTACCATCTCGCCCTCAAGCACCGCCTCAAAGGATTCTGCCGGAACGTTACCCGGGGAGTGCTCATCGAGGTCGAGAGCGACGATGCCGCGGGCTCGCGCGGTGAAGAGGCGATCGAGGCATTCGTGCATGAGCTCCGTACCGCACCGCCGCCGCTGTCGCGCATCGATACCCTCTCCGTAGAACGCCTCGCCGGCGGAGGCCGTTACCGCGATTTTTCGATACGGGAGAGCCATGCCGAAGAAGGGAGCTTTACCCTGATATCGCCGGATATCGCGGTATGCCCCGATTGTCTGAAAGAGCTGCAGGACCCGCATGACCGGCGCTACCGTTATCCCTTCATCAACTGCACCAGTTGCGGGCCGCGCTATTCGATCGTGCGCGATATCCCCTATGACCGGGCGAAGACGACCATGGCGGCATTCCCTCTCTGTGCTGCATGCGCCCGTGAATACCACGACCCCGGAGACCGCCGCTTCCATGCCCAGCCGAACGCCTGCCCCGCATGCGGACCGAACGTAGAGCTCATAGCTCATGGCGCTCGTTCCTCAGCGGAGGACCCGATACAGGCTGTCGTGGAACTGCTGAAGCAGGGGGCCATTGTCGCTGTCAAAGGGCTCGGCGGTTTCCATCTCTGCTGCGATGCGACGAACGAAGGGGCGGTGGGGAGATTGCGGGAGCGGAAGAGAAAGTCGAACAAACCCTTCGCCCTGATGGTTCCCGATGCCGCGGCAGCCGGGATGGTGTGCTTCCTTTCGGATGAGGAGCGGCGGCTTCTCGAGAGCAGGATACGGCCGATAGTGCTGCTCCGGAAACGCCTCCCCTCGCCCCTTGCGGCCCCGGTGGCCCCGGGGAACGACAGCCTCGGCGTCATGCTTCCGTACACGCCGCTCCACTGCCTGCTTTTCCTCGATCCTCCGTCATCAGGGAGTCCTCTTACCGCGCTCGTCATGACGAGCGGCAACAGGACGGAAGAGCCTATCGTGATCACCAACGAGGAGGCGCTCGAAAAGCTCTCACCCCTGGCCGACGCTTTTCTTCTGCACAACCGGGATATTTATATGAGGGTGGATGATTCGATAGTGCACGTGCTAAGGCAGCAGTCAGCAGTCGGCAATCAGCAGTCAGCTCCTGAAATTACCATAGTACGGAGGGCTCGCGGCTTTGTGCCCGAGACGATCGAGATCGGTGAGGAGTGCGGAGCAGAGGTGCTCGCCTGCGGCGCCGATCTCAAGAATACCTTCTGCCTGACGAAGGGCACGAAGGCGATCGTCAGCCAGCATATCGGCGATCTCGAGCACTACGCGGCCCAGGGTTTTTTCAGGGAAACGCTGAAGAACCTGAAGAACACCTTCAGGGTCGAGCCCGCTGTGATCGCCCATGACCTCCACCCCGATTATTTCAGTACGAAACTCGCCCTCGCGTATGCCGAGCAGCACGGCATTCCGTCCGGGCAGCGGACCGCGGTGCAGCACCATCACGCGCATATCGCGGCCTGCATGGCCGAGCACGGCCTGACCGGTGCGGTCATCGGCATCGCCTTCGACGGCGCCGGATACGGCGACGACGGCGCTGTATGGGGCGGTGAGGTGCTGCGCGCCGACAGGGCGTCGTTCGAGCGGGTGGCCCATCTCGGGTATGTTCCGCTCCCCGGCGGCGACCGCGCGGCGAGAGAGCCGTGGCGCTGCGCGGCTGCCTATCTGTACGAGACCTTCGGCGAGGACGCCCTGGCAGCGCTTCCTTCCTTCGCGGAGCGCTTCGACCGCAGGGAGCGCGACCTCGTCATGACGATGATCAGGAACAGGATCAATACGCCGCTCACCTCGAGCGCGGGACGGCTCTTCGATGCAGCAGCATCGCTGCTGGGAATACGGGACCGCATCACCTATGAGGGAGAGGCTGCCGTCGGCCTCGAAATGGCCGCCCATGCCTGCAAAGAGGAAATCAGGGAGCCGTACCCGTATAATAAAAAAGATATCTCCCCCGGCCGGTGCGGCGATATCGATGTGCGGCCGATGATCCGGAGCATCGTCGGGGATATCAAGCGCGGTGTTGCACCGCCGGTAATCGCCCGCCGCTTTCATCATACGCTCGCGGCTGTCATCGTCGACGCCGCGGTGGAGGCGCGCAGCGCCTATGGCATCCATGACGTGGTGCTGAGCGGCGGCGTTTTTCAGAACAGGCTGCTCTACGGCAGTGCAGCAGCGGCATTGAGGGAAGCGGGATTCACGGTCCGGCTCCACCGGAAGGTCCCGGTCAATGACGGCTGCATCTCATTGGGCCAGGCGATCGTCGCCTGCGAACGCGCGAAGCGAGGAGTGTAG
- the hypB gene encoding hydrogenase nickel incorporation protein HypB, producing MHDITIDEKILGRNDALAQENRKALKERGIYTINMVSSPGSGKTTLIERTVERLRERFGLAVIEGDLQTDLDAQRLLRYNIPVKQITTGKACHLDAHMIHHTLPWLFEQGAVRLLILENVGNMVCPAEYDLGEDMKVAVMSVTEGDDKPLKYPALFHAARVLIINKIDLAPYTNFDLRRAEENALSINHHLKIFKTSCTDGAGIREWSDFLAEKAAG from the coding sequence ATGCATGATATTACGATAGACGAGAAGATACTCGGCAGGAACGATGCCCTGGCGCAGGAGAACCGGAAGGCCCTCAAAGAGCGGGGCATCTATACGATCAATATGGTGAGCTCGCCGGGGTCGGGGAAGACCACTCTCATCGAGCGCACGGTCGAGCGCCTGCGCGAACGCTTCGGGCTGGCGGTGATCGAAGGGGACCTCCAGACCGACCTCGATGCGCAGCGTCTCCTTCGCTATAACATACCGGTAAAGCAGATCACCACCGGCAAGGCCTGCCATCTCGACGCCCATATGATCCACCATACCCTGCCCTGGCTCTTCGAACAGGGCGCGGTGCGGCTCCTCATTCTCGAAAATGTCGGCAACATGGTCTGCCCGGCCGAGTACGACCTCGGCGAGGACATGAAGGTGGCTGTCATGAGCGTCACCGAAGGCGACGACAAGCCGCTCAAGTATCCCGCGCTCTTCCATGCCGCGAGGGTGCTCATCATCAATAAGATCGACCTCGCTCCCTATACCAACTTCGACCTCCGGCGGGCGGAAGAGAACGCGCTTTCGATAAATCATCACCTGAAGATATTTAAAACGTCCTGTACGGACGGCGCCGGCATCAGGGAATGGAGCGACTTTCTCGCGGAAAAAGCAGCAGGGTGA
- the hypA gene encoding hydrogenase maturation nickel metallochaperone HypA → MHEMSITLSMLDIVKEHMARHGVERLRQVRVRIGEMSAVEPESLRFCFEASIKDTPLDGAVLEIEEVPLTGRCRECGREFRIEGYLSRCPACSSLSIDHVAGHELDIISMEGEQFDA, encoded by the coding sequence ATGCATGAAATGTCGATAACGCTGAGCATGCTCGATATTGTGAAAGAGCATATGGCGCGGCATGGGGTTGAACGCCTCAGGCAGGTGCGGGTGAGAATAGGGGAGATGTCCGCTGTCGAGCCCGAGTCGCTGCGGTTCTGCTTCGAGGCCTCGATCAAGGATACCCCGCTGGACGGCGCGGTCCTCGAGATCGAGGAGGTCCCGCTTACCGGCAGATGCAGGGAGTGCGGGAGGGAATTTCGCATCGAAGGGTATCTTTCGCGGTGTCCTGCATGCAGCAGCCTCTCCATCGACCACGTCGCCGGGCATGAGCTCGATATCATATCCATGGAGGGAGAGCAGTTCGATGCATGA
- a CDS encoding type II toxin-antitoxin system Phd/YefM family antitoxin, with product MLVETEKMIPVTKLQKELTRKLREVSETGEPLYVLRNNEMAAVILSAEEYEMLKQAEEILEHFEIAETVEKRLKGHDRSKNIPWEKLKKRHGA from the coding sequence ATGTTGGTTGAAACGGAAAAAATGATCCCGGTAACAAAATTGCAGAAAGAGCTTACCCGGAAGCTCAGGGAAGTATCCGAGACAGGCGAGCCTCTCTATGTGCTCAGGAACAATGAAATGGCGGCAGTGATACTCTCTGCTGAGGAATACGAAATGCTGAAGCAGGCAGAGGAGATTCTTGAGCACTTTGAGATCGCCGAAACGGTTGAAAAGAGGTTGAAGGGTCATGATCGGTCTAAGAATATCCCTTGGGAGAAGCTGAAGAAGAGGCATGGCGCATAG
- a CDS encoding type II toxin-antitoxin system RelE/ParE family toxin codes for MAHRIEFIPDAAEDFNSLDKSIKKEATKKIDALSENPFLGAPLGNKFGINLTGLYKLYFARKKYRIVYRLFGEQIEVIEIVGIGKRDKKEIYRLVAKRLKKLCKTGSGGCFP; via the coding sequence ATGGCGCATAGGATTGAATTCATCCCCGATGCTGCAGAAGACTTCAATTCCCTCGATAAATCGATAAAAAAAGAAGCGACGAAAAAGATCGACGCTCTTTCGGAAAACCCTTTTTTAGGCGCCCCGCTCGGAAACAAATTCGGAATAAACCTGACAGGGCTTTACAAGCTCTACTTTGCGAGAAAGAAATATCGCATCGTCTACCGGCTGTTTGGTGAGCAGATAGAAGTGATCGAGATAGTCGGTATCGGCAAACGTGATAAGAAAGAGATATACAGGCTTGTTGCAAAACGATTGAAGAAATTATGCAAAACGGGAAGTGGTGGATGCTTTCCGTGA
- a CDS encoding response regulator — protein sequence MKRILIVDGEPLIRYSLEKLLKNYNVEVKAAKNGAEALVEINACFYDICFLDLWLPDSYGIDILKRIKETYPMSKVMVMSSSPISEETRDILDKEAYVFIAKPFDLPRIRSLVKQLLEECEQQRAEVDDGDKTFMERRRFERRPFARSITYSVSSFDVLKPKMVDLDAEIVDISAAGMGIRTDYPLDPGSVIRFPVIGDGINSIAGVVKNTVALDRDLYRAGIEFV from the coding sequence ATGAAGCGCATACTGATTGTCGACGGCGAGCCGCTGATTCGTTACTCTCTGGAGAAGCTCCTCAAAAACTACAACGTAGAGGTCAAGGCCGCAAAGAACGGCGCGGAGGCGCTCGTCGAGATCAACGCATGCTTTTACGATATCTGCTTTCTCGATCTCTGGCTCCCCGACAGCTACGGCATCGACATCCTCAAGCGCATAAAAGAGACGTACCCGATGAGCAAGGTCATGGTCATGTCGAGCTCCCCGATCAGCGAGGAGACGAGGGACATCCTCGACAAGGAGGCGTACGTCTTCATAGCAAAGCCCTTCGATCTCCCCCGCATACGGTCGCTCGTCAAGCAGCTCTTGGAGGAATGCGAACAGCAGCGCGCCGAGGTGGATGATGGGGACAAGACCTTCATGGAGCGGCGGCGCTTCGAGCGGAGGCCCTTTGCCAGGAGCATCACCTACTCCGTCAGCAGCTTCGATGTCCTCAAGCCCAAGATGGTCGACCTCGATGCAGAGATCGTCGATATCAGCGCCGCCGGCATGGGGATACGGACAGACTATCCCCTCGACCCCGGCAGCGTAATCCGCTTCCCCGTTATCGGTGACGGCATCAACAGCATTGCAGGCGTAGTCAAGAATACGGTCGCGCTCGACCGCGACCTGTATCGGGCCGGCATCGAGTTCGTCTAA